The Molothrus ater isolate BHLD 08-10-18 breed brown headed cowbird unplaced genomic scaffold, BPBGC_Mater_1.1 matUn_MA567, whole genome shotgun sequence genomic interval TCACCCTCAGCCCCgtctgtgtccccacagtgcccGTGGCCAATGCCACCATCACCCCTGGTCCCCTGTCACACCAGGTGCATGCAGGTGACAACGTGACCCTGCACTGCTCAGTGCAGGTGGGCTCAGCCCCTGTCACCTTCACCTGGCTGCACAACGGGCAGGAGGTGGCCCGGGGTCCCCTCCTGGAGTTTGGGGACATCGACGTGGGACATTCGGGCACCTACCAGTGCGTGGCCACCaaccagctgggacaggacGGGCACCGCGTGTTCCGGGCACTCAGCCCCGAGCTGGCCCTGGAGGTGACAacgtggggacacagggacacaggtgaTGGCACTCGGGGACACTCTGGGGGGCTTGGGATCCCGGGTTTGTCCCTGGAGGTGACacggaggggacacagcagaggtGGCATCACTCGAGGGGAGCTTGGAGCCCTGGATTTGTTCCCGCTCTGTCCCCGGTGACacggaggggacacagaggtgacacagAGGTGACAGGGCACAGGTGGCATCACTCGGGGTCGCAGTGGCGGTGCAGCCCCCCCAGGTGACCCCAaagtgtcccctctgtccccagcagtggcCGCAGGGGttggcagctccctcctggccctggTCCTGCTCGGGGCGGCCATCGTGGGCTGGCGGCGGTGCCACCGCCAGGGTGGgtgacagtggggacagtggggacagtggggtggGGATAGTGGGGACAAGGGGAACAATGGGGACAATggagtggggacagtggggacaatggggacaatggggacagtggggacaatggggacaatggggacaatggggacagtggggacaatgaggacaatggggacagtggggacaatggggacagtggggacaatggggtggggacagtgaggacagtggggacaatggggacaatggggtgGGGATAGTGGGGACAAGGGGAACAATGGGGACAATggagtggggacagtggggacaatggggacaatggagacaatggggacagtggggacaaaGGGGTGGGcgacaatggggacaatgggacaaAGGGggcaatggggacaatggggacaatgtggtggacaatggggacaatggggacaacGGGaacaatggggacaatggggggacactggggacaatgcGGACAATGgggtggggacagcggggacagtggggacaatggggtgggggacaatggggacaatggggtgggtgggaatggggacaaTTGGGACAATGggatggggacaatggggacaattTTGTGGTCCCCTGACCCCATTGTCACCCCATTGTCACCCCATTGTCACCCCCCTTTCCCGCAGCCCCCAGGACGGCCCAGGACAGGTGAGTGGGGGGGGGGGcccgggggtgtccctgtgtccccagatGCCACCTGGAGgccaccccctgtccccattgtccccgcAGGACCCCCGTGGTGCCCCTCGAGGGGGGGGAGGTGCTCTACAGCCACGTGGTGCCCACGGCGAGGGCAGCGGGTGAGCGGGGACAGCGGGTGGCACcgggggtggcaccgggggTGGCACCGGGGTCCCAAATGTCACCCCCGGGGAGATGCCGGGTCCCCAAATGGCacccaggggacagcagtgacatcaAGAGGAATGTGCTGTGAtactggggggcactgggggacactggggtggcactgggtggcactgggggacagTGGGTGACATGGGATGGCAATAAGTGACACTTGGGAACagtgggtggcactgggggacactgggggtgtCACtaggtggcactgggggtggcaccaaggtgacactgggggacactggaGCATTGTGGGACACTGGGGGTGTCACtaggtggcactgggtggcactggatgacaatgggggacactgggagaccggggatggcactgggtggcactgggggtgggACATGGTCCCCAAATGCCACCCAGGAGATGGGAGGAGTGCGGGCACAGGGACGTGGCACCcgtgggtggcactgggtggcacCAGTGTCTCCTCTAGggtccccaagtgccaccccCGAGGAGCCGCAGGTGACCTACGCGGAGCTGCGGGGACCGAGGTGGCAGccgggggacagcggggactACGAGAACGTGCTGTGACACCGGGGTGGCACcggggggtggcactgggtccCCAATGACACCCAGGGGACAGCGGTGACATCCACGAGACCgtgctgtgacactggggtggcactgggtgacactggggacagccacacGCGTGTGTCCCCTCATTCCCTGGGTGCCCACCCTGCCCGTGGCCAccgtccctctgtccctgtcactgtcccctcctTGTGGCCACCGggacctgtccctgtccctgtccctgtcccctgtgacCGTGGCCACCAcaagctgctggcagctggccttgtcccctccctgtggCCACCAggacctgtccctgtcccctccctgtggccaccatccctctgtccctgtcgCCTCCTGGTGGCCACCAggacctgtccctgtccctgtccctctgtccctccaaGCCGCAGGAATTTGGGACAATCCCAAGAACGAGCCCAGAGTGACCCCGAGTGACCccgggggggtttggggacagcccgggggggtttggggacagcccgggggggtcccggggagCGGAGCCCCCCCCCGATCCctgatggaaggaaggaaagtgaAACTTTgatttctgtctcatttttcatttttctggaCAATAAATTCAATTCTTGTCCCCAAATCCCGCCCGGgactgggggtgggggggtccccaggggGGTCCCGGCGTTTTTTGGGGGCTCAGGGTCCGTCCCAACCCCCCcggggcagctctggggttgGTCCTCGCTTTGTCCCcagcggggacacggggggacaccgggggaggggctgggaccccaaaaatgggacCCCAAAAGCGGGAGGTGCAGGctctgggaccccaaaaatgggaccccaaaaatgggacCCCAGAAGCGGGAGGTGCAGGctctgggaccccaaaaatgggaccccaaaaatgggacCCCAAAAGCGGGAGGTGCAGGCTCTGGGATCCCAAAATCTGGGACTTCAGGGAGTAGGACCCCAATAACTGGGATGGGACTCGCAATCACGGCTCCCGGTCCCGGTTCCTGTTCCCAATCCCAGTCCCTGCTtccattcccgttcccgtttccgctcccgttcccgttcccgctCCCGTTCCCGTTTCCgctcccgttcccgttcccgaTCCAGTTCCCGATCCCGctcccattcccgttccccatcccattcccattcctgttcccactCCCGTTCCCGTTCTCGCTCCCATTCCCGATCCTGTTCCCGTTCCCGATCACGctcccattcccgttccccatcccattcccattcccgttcccgttctcgctcccattcccattcccgttcccgttccctCTCCCGTTCCTAATCCCGGTCCCATTCCCCATTCCGTTCCGGGTTTTCCAGGGGGCGTGTCCAGCGGAGGGGGCGTGTCCTCGGGGGCGGGAAGGGGCGTGTCCCGCGgcagcgccccctggcggccgaGGGCGGAGCGGGCCAAGATGGCGGCGGAGCCGGGTCCGGGCCCGGGGCCCGACgcggagctggaggagctgctggagagtgaggggggcccggggggcaccggggggacCGGGAGTCagcggggcgcgggggggctGCGCGGCGTTGGGAGCGATGGGGGGCGAGGGGGGCCGGGGGTCATTGGGGTGAGGGGGGACTGGGGGAAACCGAGGGTcgtgaggggctgggggggacgTTGGGGTGAGGGTCAGTGGAGTGAGGGGCGCCTGGGGATTGTTGGGGTCCAGGGGGGTCTGGGGATTATTGGGGTCTGGGGGTCACTGGAGTGAGGGGAGGGTCTGAGGGTTATTGGGGTCTGGCGGTTGTTGGGGTCCAGGGAGTCTGGGGGTCATTGGGGTGAAGGGAGGTCTGGGGGTTATTGGGGTCTGGGGGTCATTGGGGTTCTGGGGGGGGTCTAGGGGTTGTTGGGGTCCAGGGGATCTGGGGGTTATGGGGGTCTGGGGGCTACTGGGGTATAGCGGAATGAGAGTTTTGGGGTGCAGTTATTTGGGTTCAGTTGGGGTGGGTGTTATAGAGATGCAGTCAGGAGTAGGGGTTATTGGGGTGCAATTTTGGGGCGCAGTTTGGGGTAGGGGTTATTGGGGTGTAGTTTTGCAGTAGGGGTTATTGGGGTGCAGTTTTGGGGTAGGGGTTTTTGGGGTATAGTTTTGGGGTGCAGCTTTTGGGGTAGGGGTTATTGGGGTGCAGTTTTAGAGTGCTGTTTTTGGGGTAGGAGTTATTGGAGTGCAGTTTTGAGGTGCAGTCAGGGGTAGGGGTTATTGGGGTGCAGTTTTAGGGCGCAGTTCGGCGTAGAGGTTATTGGGGTGCAATTTTGCTGTACCCCTTGACCACACACGTTCCATGGGGCGTTGCCCGTGACCTCCCTGTGGGGGTGCACCCCCCATTTCGCTGCCCCCtgaccccaaattcccccctcAGGTGCCCTGGACGACTTCGAGCGCAgccgccccgcgccccctccccctgccggctcctcctgcccccctTCCCCGCCCTCAGCCGCCGACTCCGCCAAGGTGAGCGCCCCAAAACCGCGGTGCCGCTTCCCGGGGGCCTCTCCGGGGCCGCGCTGAcgccgccgggccgggcagggctcgCTCTTCTCCTCGCAGGAAAGGTTCTTCCAGGAGCTCTTCGAGGGCGAGCTGGCGGCGCAGGCGGCGGCCGAGTTCCAGGAGGCCATGCAGGAGCTGGCCCGGCAGGAGCCACAGCTGGTGGAGCAGTTCCAGAAGCtctcagaggctgctggaaaagtcggtgggtgggatggggtggggtggggtgggatggggtcaCAGCACTggaaagggtgtcctggttATCCCCCGTGCCAATCCCAAAGGGAGTTGTTGCCCTGTTTGGGATTGGGGACAGCACCCCAGCACGACCCCAcattattcccattattcccattaTCCCCCAGTCCCTAATCCCATCTGGAATTGTTTCCCCTGTTTGGGATTGGGGACAGCACCCCAGCAGGGTCCTGCATTGTTCCCATTGTTCCCATTGTTCCCAATTCCTAATCCCATCTGAAGTTGTTCCCATGTTTGAGACTGGGGACAGCGCCTTAGTGGGACCCTGCATTATTCCCATTATCccccatcccaaccccatcccattcccattcctaaCCCGATCCCAACCCCATTCCCACCCCGTCTcaacccatcccatccccatcccaaccccatcccattcccgaccccattcccatttccaaccccatcccaatcccaaattCATCCCACACCATTCCCTCCCCATTTCCAACCCCATCCCAACCCCATTCCaatccccatcccaaatccatcccaaccccatcccattcccaaatccatcccaaatccaccccattcccatcccaaccccattcccaccccatgTCCAaccccatcccaacccatcccatccccatcccaaccccatcccactcctgaccccattcccattcccaaccccatcccaatcccaaatccatcccaaccctatcccattcccatccaatccccatcccaatcccaaatccatcccaacCCCATTCCCATCCAAgcccatcccaatcccaaattCATCCCACACCATTCCCACCCCATTTCCAACCCCATCCCAACCCCATTCCaatccccatcccaaatccatcccaaccccattcccaccccatcccaatcccatcccaaccccaaatccatcccaatcccatcccaaccccaaatccatcccaccCCTCAGGCAGCGACGCGGCCTCGCAGCAGGAATTCACCTCCTGCCTCAAGGAGACCCTGAGCGGGCTGGCCAAGAACGCCAACGACCTCCAGGtacccctccctccctcccagcccttcctgggggtcccgggggtgtcccggggGTCACGGGGGCTCacggggtcccgggggtcccgcaGAATTCCCCGAGATCCGAGGAGGAGCTGGCCAaggccctggaggggctggggctggacgAGGGCGGCGGCGACGGCGTCCTGCCCGTCATGCGCAGCATCATGGAGTCCCTGCTGTCCAAGGACGTGCTCTACCCCTCCCTCAAGGAGATCACCGAGAaggtgggaccccaaaaaccaggAGGAACCCCAAAAAAACGGGAGGGGATCCCGAAAAACCTGGGGTCCTTTGGGTTGTGGGAAAATCAGGGGTGTCATGGGGTcgtggtgctgtccctgctgtccaaGGACGtgctctgccccttcccttgAGATCACCGAGAaggtgggaccccaaaaaccaggAGGAACCCCAAAAACGGGGAGGTAACCCTAAAAAACTGGGAGGAGACACCAAAAAAACTGAGGGGATCTCCAAAATCCTGGAGGGATTAGTGGGAAACTCAGGGGTGTCACGGGGTCGTGGTGCAGTCCCTGCTGGCAAGGAGgtctctgtccctccctcaAGGAGATCACCGAGAaggtgggaccccaaaaaccaggAGGAACCCCAAAAAACAGGGAGGGGACCCCAAAAAATGAGGAGGGCGACCCCAAAaacctggggggggggggggtcatCTCTGAAACGGGGAGAAGTTCTGCAAAAACTTGGGgttccctgctgtcccctgtggggtctgtccctgtcacccccaggGTTGTACTGGGacatttcccccttttctctggGATATCTGGGGTGCCATGGGGGACTTGGGGGTTCAcatgggggatttgggggttcacatgggggatttggggcttcCCTtagtgtccctgagtgtccccagtaCCTGGAGTGGCTGTGGCAGCACGAGGGGTCCCCGTCCCTGGAGCGGGGCACAGCAGAGGctgatggggctgggattggctgggatttgggggttccaCAGGGGAATTGGGGGTTCCCTCGctgtcccctcaatgtcccctgggtgtccccagtaCCCGGAGTGGCTGCGGCAGCACCAGGgctccctgtcccagagcagcatgCACAGTTTGGGGGGCAGCAGGCGctgatggggctgggattgactgggatttgggggtctcATAGGGGATTTGAGGGttccctcactgtcccctcgATGTCCCCTGGATGTCCCCAGTACCCGGagtggctgtggcagcaccagggctccctgtcccagagcagtgggCGCAGTTCAGGGCGC includes:
- the PEX19 gene encoding LOW QUALITY PROTEIN: peroxisomal biogenesis factor 19 (The sequence of the model RefSeq protein was modified relative to this genomic sequence to represent the inferred CDS: deleted 2 bases in 1 codon) — encoded protein: MAAEPGPGPGPDAELEELLESALDDFERSRPAPPPPAGSSCPPSPPSAADSAKGSLFSSQERFFQELFEGELAAQAAAEFQEAMQELARQEPQLVEQFQKLSEAAGKVGSDAASQQEFTSCLKETLSGLAKNANDLQNSPRSEEELAKALEGLGLDEGGGDGVLPVMRSIMESLLSKDVLYPSLKEITEKYPEWLRQHEGSLSPEQRARFCQQQALMLRICEELERERPEEPEGQRR